The Callithrix jacchus isolate 240 chromosome X, calJac240_pri, whole genome shotgun sequence genome contains a region encoding:
- the RNF113A gene encoding E3 ubiquitin-protein ligase RNF113A, with protein sequence MAEQLSPGKTADQVCTFLFKKPGRKGAAGRRKRPACDPEPGESSSSSDEGCTVIRPEKKRTTHNPMIQKTRDSGRQKAAYGNLSSEEEVENEPESLGVVYKSTRSAKPVGPEDMGATAVYELDTEKERDAQAIFERSQKIQEELRGKEDDKIYRGINNYQKYMKPKDTSMGNASSGMVRKGPIRAPEHLRATVRWDYQPDICKDYKETGFCGFGDSCKFLHDRSDYKHGWQIERELDEGRYGVYEDENYEVGSDDEEIPFKCFICRQSFQNPVVTKCRHYFCERCALQHFRTTPRCFVCDQQTYGVFNPAKELIAKLEKHRATGEGGASNFPEDPDEDPIPIT encoded by the coding sequence ATGGCCGAGCAGCTTTCTCCAGGAAAAACGGCGGATCAGGTGTGCACCTTCCTTTTCAAAAAGCCTGGGCGGAAAGGGGCTGCTGGACGCAGAAAGCGCCCGGCCTGCGACCCAGAGCCTGGAGAAAGCAGCAGCAGTAGCGACGAAGGCTGCACTGTGATTCGACCGGAAAAGAAGCGGACGACCCACAATCCAATGATACAGAAGACCCGTGACAGTGGTAGACAGAAGGCGGCTTACGGCAACTTGAGCAGCGAGGAGGAGGTGGAAAATGAGCCCGAGAGTCTCGGCGTGGTTTATAAATCCACCCGCTCGGCGAAACCCGTGGGACCAGAGGATATGGGGGCAACAGCCGTCTATGAGCTGGACACAGAGAAAGAGCGCGATGCACAAGCCATCTTTGAGCGCAGCCAGAAGATCCAGGAGGAGCTGAGGGGCAAGGAGGATGACAAGATCTATCGGGGAATCAACAATTATCAGAAATACATGAAGCCCAAGGATACGTCTATGGGCAATGCCTCTTCCGGGATGGTGAGGAAGGGCCCCATCCGAGCGCCCGAGCATCTACGTGCCACCGTGCGCTGGGATTACCAGCCCGACATCTGTAAGGACTACAAAGAGACTGGCTTCTGCGGCTTCGGAGACAGCTGCAAATTCCTCCATGACCGTTCAGATTACAAGCATGGGTGGCAGATCGAACGTGAGCTTGATGAGGGTCGCTATGGTGTCTATGAGGATGAAAACTATGAAGTGGGAAGCGATGATGAGGAAATACCATTCAAATGTTTCATCTGTCGCCAGAGCTTCCAAAACCCAGTTGTCACCAAGTGCAGGCATTATTTCTGCGAGAGATGTGCACTGCAGCATTTCCGTACCACCCCGCGCTGCTTTGTCTGTGACCAGCAGACCTACGGCGTCTTCAATCCAGCGAAAGAATTGATTGCTAAACTAGAGAAGCATCGTGCTACAGGAGAGGGTGGTGCTTCCAACTTCCCAGAAGACCCCGATGAGGATCCAATTCCCATTACTTAG
- the NDUFA1 gene encoding NADH dehydrogenase [ubiquinone] 1 alpha subcomplex subunit 1, with protein MWFEILPGLAAMGVCLLIPGLSTAYIHKFTNGGKEKRIAHVLYPWNLMERDRRISGVDLYYKSKGLENID; from the exons ATGTGGTTCGAGATACTCCCCGGACTCGCCGCCATGGGCGTGTGCTTGCTTATTCCAGGACTGTCTACTGCGTACATCCACAAGTTCACTAACGGCGGCAAG gaaaaaaggatTGCTCATGTTTTGTATCCATGGAATTTGATGGAAAGAGATAGGCGCATCTCTGGAGTTGATCTTTACTATAAGTCAAAG GGTTTGGAGAACATTGATTAA